The Salmo salar chromosome ssa19, Ssal_v3.1, whole genome shotgun sequence DNA window gtcctgggctggcgtggttacacatggtctgtggttgtgaagccggatgtggaggtcctgggctggcgtggttacacatggtctgtggttgtgaagccggatgtggaggtcctgggctggcgtggttacacatggtctgtggttgtgaagccggatgtggaggtcctgggctggcgtggttacacatggtctgtggttgtgaggccggatggacatactgacaaattctctaaaatgacgttggtagagaaatgaacattccatTTTCTGGcttcagctctggtggacattcctgcagtcagcatgccaattgcacgctccctcaaatctgtggcattgtgttgtgtgatttaacttcacattttagagtagtcttttattgtccacagcacaaggtgcacctgtgtaatgatcatgctgtttaatcagcttcttgatatgccacagatgtcagatggatggattgtcttggcaaaggagaaatgttcactaacagggatgtaaaccaatTTGTGCACCAAATTGGAGAGCAATTAGTTTTTTTTGCGAATGGAAcgattctgggatcttttataacagttcatgaaacatggaaccaacactttacatgctgtgtttatatttttgttcagtctacATTAATTACAATAACCAGTCTAGCACAGGAGTAGCCAATCCTGCTCCAGGAGATCTACAAGGAGTGGGGTCTACAGGGTTAGTTCCTTACCAGCACGACACACCTTATTCCGTGGCCACATTGGGAATTTGTCTAGAATTTCAGATGGAGCCAATGCATTTCCAATGGGAGTCCTCCACTGTCTGACAAATTACAACAGAGATGATTGTCAGGGATGAGATGTACTTTTGACAGACGGAAATTATATAAGTCATATATGATTTCATCCGTGTTCATGCGTCTGAGTAAGAAGACTAATGACTGGTTCATTAGGCTAATCAGGTGCATAACTAAAGGCTGCATaccctgtagctctccaggaccagggttggccaCCCCTGGTCTGACAGCATAAAACCCAATGCTGTTCAAAGGTTAAGATTGCAACTTTCATGTGTCATTGGGATGGTGTCACGATGATGTCATCATCCTAAACCCGACACTAAAGTCAACTGACAAAAGAAAAAGTAAGGCCACTCAATCTTGGACATAAAGGACAAAATCACCTTATCTTTCATTAGTAAAGCCTTCATCAGAGCATGTTTAGCTCAGTCATTAGGCCATACCTTAAAGAGTCAATCGGCAGTTTCTACATATGTACtgattgattcttgaagaatataacctataaatacctcatgagcttagttcaactgtcatactggCAGTCTGATCTTCCGAACGGCCATTCTGGGGAAGACCCATGTCATATTCTTCCAGACGGAATGCTGATGAAAGTGTTTCCTCTTGGTAAACGATCTGCGCTGACGCAGCAGAAACTCCCGGCAGTCTTTCATTCATTCTGTCATTCACaaaaaaggagagaagagagaaccgGAAGTGCCACTTCTGCTTTCAGGCCTTTATATAACCTCAACCCTGGTGAAGACAGACACTACAGAACTGACCCTGAGCTAAGCTGAGCAGCctgccagagaagagagagaattaaTTCATCTATTTATTCAACTTGTATTGTACCAGTTGAATCTGAGATTTACAGTAAAGATGGTGACCTGTGGAACTCTGGTGAAGATCTGGACAGCAGCTATCGTCATAGCAACGCTGGTCTGGACAGGGACAGGTgaggggagggggtgtgtgtTAAGTGGTTAGAGGTGGAAGGTACATGGTTTTTGAAGTGATTGCCAGGTCAAGATGATTTGTTTCTTTGAGAATATGTAAGTATGATGATGACGAGGGATGCCGCCAAAACGCATTCGTTTGTTCTGACATCTGCtgcaaaaaaaaaagattaaagaATGTTTCAGTGAGTGTGGTTGTTCCTTTATTCAAGTAGACCTATACTGTATGCCTTTTGAATTCAGTGCGCAGGTACTTTTTGTTACTACAAACATTTGAGCTGAGCACGGCAATTTTTCTTTCTCTGAATTTCTCTGAAAACTCTTCCCCCTGAATAGATGGAGAGAAGCTGTCGTCGTGCTGTAAGACAGTGACCAGGAGCGAGGTGACCGATCCAATCACAGGCTACTGGACTCAGGCCTATAACGCTCCCTGTGTACGGGCTGTCATGTAAGGAACAGATCTTTTAGTCTTTATTTCATTGAGGTTTATCCAGTTTAGTCTCAtatgttgtcacaaagtgctttacagtatGTGGTGTCCATGTTGTGCCAAAGCCTCCAGACATGTTGTGTCAAACCCCTTCAGTTTCAGTGTTAACAAAGTTTCTCCTGCAGCTTAGAGACAGAGAAGGGTCTGATCTGTTGTCACTATAGACAACCCTGGGTACGCCGCAAGATTCAACAGTTTGAGTAAGTTAACTATcacacacgcacgctcacacgtgcacacacacagagaaagaacaAAAGAGAATAGGAAACTGATTGTGTTTATTTTTTCTTTTCTAGAATGGCCCGCAGGAGCtcaacatctccctctctctcctcctctccaccctctctcacctcctcccctacCACTACCTCCttaccttcctctcctccctcagtcaacttctctcccctctctctcacttccacCCTTTCGTCtttaccctcctctccttctctctcctcctcttccaactctctcacctccacctctaccttcttaccctcctctcctccatctctctcctcctcttccaactctctcccctccacctctaccttcttaccctcctctcctccatctctctcctcctcttccaactctctcccctccacctctaccttcttaccctcctctcctccatctttctcctcctcttccaactctctcccctccacctctaccttcttaccctcctctcctccatctctctcctcctcttccaactctctcacctccacctctaccttcttaccc harbors:
- the LOC106579499 gene encoding DNA-directed RNA polymerase II subunit rpb1 gives rise to the protein MVTCGTLVKIWTAAIVIATLVWTGTDGEKLSSCCKTVTRSEVTDPITGYWTQAYNAPCVRAVILETEKGLICCHYRQPWVRRKIQQFEMARRSSTSPSLSSSPPSLTSSPTTTSLPSSPPSVNFSPLSLTSTLSSLPSSPSLSSSSNSLTSTSTFLPSSPHSLFSSLFPASPSSPSVTSSHPSLSSSPSYLLSSLFPASSSPPSLTSSPTSLSSSPHQESTENALTQQSTANQ